One Drosophila willistoni isolate 14030-0811.24 chromosome XL unlocalized genomic scaffold, UCI_dwil_1.1 Seg142, whole genome shotgun sequence genomic region harbors:
- the LOC6644794 gene encoding troponin T, skeletal muscle isoform X7, whose protein sequence is MMKSTPPRRRRLSRRPERRRKKPPQTPAEGEGDPEFIKRQDQKRSDLDEQLKEYISEWRKQRSKEEDELKKLKEKQAKRKVTRAEEEQKMAQRKKEEEERRVREAEEKKQREIEEKRMRLEEAEKKRQAMLQAMKDKDKKGPNFTIAKKEAGVLGLSSAAMERNKTKEQLEEEKKISLSFRIKPLAIEGFGESKLREKAQELWELIVKLETEKYDLEERQKRQDYDLKELKERQKQQLRHKALKKGLDPEALTGKYPPKIQVASKYERRVDTRSYDDKKKLFEGGWDEISKDSSEKIWNEKKEQYTGRQKSKLPKWFGERPGKKAGEPETPEGEEDAKADEDIVEDDEEVEEEVVEEEDEEAEEDEEEEEEEEEEEEEEEEEEEEEEEEEEEEE, encoded by the exons ATGATGAAGAGTACAC CTCCGAGGAGGAGGAGGTTGTCGAGGAGACCAGAGAGGAGACGTAA AAAACCACCTCAGACACCAGCCGA AGGTGAGGGCGATCCAGAGTTCATCAAGCGTCAGGATCAGAAGCGTTCCGATCTCGATGAACAGCTGAAGGAATATATCAGCGAATGGCGCAAACAGAGATCCAAGGAGGAGGATGAGTTGAAGAAACTGAAGGAGAAGCAGGCCAAGCGTAAGGTGACCCGTGCCGAGGAGGAGCAAAAGATGGCCCAGCGcaagaaggaggaggaggagcgtCGCGTGCGCGAGGCTGAGGAGAAGAAGCAGCGTGAAATCGAAGAGAAGCGCATGCGTCTCGAGGAGGCCGAAAAGAAGCGTCAAGCCATGTTGCAGGCCATGAAGGACAAGGACAAGAAGGGACCCAATTTCACCATTGCCAAGAAGGAGGCAGGCGTG TTGGGACTCTCGTCCGCCGCCATGGAACGTAACAAGACTAAGGAACAACTGGAGGAGGAGAAGAAAATCTCGCTATCGTTCCGCATTAAGCCATTGGCCATCGAGGGCTTCGGCGAGTCCAAGCTGCGTGAGAAGGCCCAGGAATTGTGGGAGCTCATTGTCAAATTGGAAACTGAAAAGTATGACTTGGAAGAAAGGCAGAAACGTCAGGATTACGAT TTGAAAGAGTTGAAGGAAAGACAGAAGCAACAGCTCAGGCACAAAGCCTTGAAGAAAGGTCTAGACCCCGAAGCTTTGACTGGCAAATACCCG CCCAAGATTCAAGTCGCCTCCAAATATGAGCGACGTGTGGATACACGCTCATATGATGACAAGAAGAAACTCTTCGAGGGT GGCTGGGATGAAATTTCCAAGGACTCCAGCGAGAAGATCTGGAATGAGAAGAAGGAACAATACACCGGCCgtcaaaaat CCAAACTGCCAAAATGGTTCGGCGAACGACCAGGCAAGAAGGCCGGTGAGCCCGAGACACCCGAGGGTGAGGAGGATGCCAAGGCCGATGAGGATATCGTTGAAGACGATGAGGAGGTCGAGGAGGAGGTTGTCGAGGAAGAGGATGAGGAGGCTGAGGAGGATgaggaggaagaggaggaggaggaagaagaggaggaagaggaggaggaagaagaggaggaggaagaagaagaagaggaggaagaagaataa
- the LOC6644794 gene encoding troponin T, skeletal muscle isoform X12, whose amino-acid sequence MSDDEEYTSEEEEVVEETREETKPPQTPAEGEGDPEFIKRQDQKRSDLDEQLKEYISEWRKQRSKEEDELKKLKEKQAKRKVTRAEEEQKMAQRKKEEEERRVREAEEKKQREIEEKRMRLEEAEKKRQAMLQAMKDKDKKGPNFTIAKKEAGLGLSSAAMERNKTKEQLEEEKKISLSFRIKPLAIEGFGESKLREKAQELWELIVKLETEKYDLEERQKRQDYDLKELKERQKQQLRHKALKKGLDPEALTGKYPPKIQVASKYERRVDTRSYDDKKKLFEGGWDEISKDSSEKIWNEKKEQYTGRQKSKLPKWFGERPGKKAGEPETPEGEEDAKADEDIVEDDEEVEEEVVEEEDEEAEEDEEEEEEEEEEEEEEEEEEEEEEEEEEEEE is encoded by the exons ATGTCCGATGATGAAGAGTACAC CTCCGAGGAGGAGGAGGTTGTCGAGGAGACCAGAGAGGAGAC AAAACCACCTCAGACACCAGCCGA AGGTGAGGGCGATCCAGAGTTCATCAAGCGTCAGGATCAGAAGCGTTCCGATCTCGATGAACAGCTGAAGGAATATATCAGCGAATGGCGCAAACAGAGATCCAAGGAGGAGGATGAGTTGAAGAAACTGAAGGAGAAGCAGGCCAAGCGTAAGGTGACCCGTGCCGAGGAGGAGCAAAAGATGGCCCAGCGcaagaaggaggaggaggagcgtCGCGTGCGCGAGGCTGAGGAGAAGAAGCAGCGTGAAATCGAAGAGAAGCGCATGCGTCTCGAGGAGGCCGAAAAGAAGCGTCAAGCCATGTTGCAGGCCATGAAGGACAAGGACAAGAAGGGACCCAATTTCACCATTGCCAAGAAGGAGGCAGGC TTGGGACTCTCGTCCGCCGCCATGGAACGTAACAAGACTAAGGAACAACTGGAGGAGGAGAAGAAAATCTCGCTATCGTTCCGCATTAAGCCATTGGCCATCGAGGGCTTCGGCGAGTCCAAGCTGCGTGAGAAGGCCCAGGAATTGTGGGAGCTCATTGTCAAATTGGAAACTGAAAAGTATGACTTGGAAGAAAGGCAGAAACGTCAGGATTACGAT TTGAAAGAGTTGAAGGAAAGACAGAAGCAACAGCTCAGGCACAAAGCCTTGAAGAAAGGTCTAGACCCCGAAGCTTTGACTGGCAAATACCCG CCCAAGATTCAAGTCGCCTCCAAATATGAGCGACGTGTGGATACACGCTCATATGATGACAAGAAGAAACTCTTCGAGGGT GGCTGGGATGAAATTTCCAAGGACTCCAGCGAGAAGATCTGGAATGAGAAGAAGGAACAATACACCGGCCgtcaaaaat CCAAACTGCCAAAATGGTTCGGCGAACGACCAGGCAAGAAGGCCGGTGAGCCCGAGACACCCGAGGGTGAGGAGGATGCCAAGGCCGATGAGGATATCGTTGAAGACGATGAGGAGGTCGAGGAGGAGGTTGTCGAGGAAGAGGATGAGGAGGCTGAGGAGGATgaggaggaagaggaggaggaggaagaagaggaggaagaggaggaggaagaagaggaggaggaagaagaagaagaggaggaagaagaataa
- the LOC6644794 gene encoding troponin T, skeletal muscle isoform X4 translates to MSDDEEYTSSEEEEVVEETREETKPPQTPAEGEGDPEFIKRQDQKRSDLDEQLKEYISEWRKQRSKEEDELKKLKEKQAKRKVTRAEEEQKMAQRKKEEEERRVREAEEKKQREIEEKRMRLEEAEKKRQAMLQAMKDKDKKGPNFTIAKKEAGLGLSSAAMERNKTKEQLEEEKKISLSFRIKPLAIEGFGESKLREKAQELWELIVKLETEKYDLEERQKRQDYDLKELKERQKQQLRHKALKKGLDPEALTGKYPPKIQVASKYERRVDTRSYDDKKKLFEGGWDEISKDSSEKIWNEKKEQYTGRQKSKLPKWFGERPGKKAGEPETPEGEEDAKADEDIVEDDEEVEEEVVEEEDEEAEEDEEEEEEEEEEEEEEEEEEEEEEEEEEEEE, encoded by the exons ATGTCCGATGATGAAGAGTACAC CAGCTCCGAGGAGGAGGAGGTTGTCGAGGAGACCAGAGAGGAGAC AAAACCACCTCAGACACCAGCCGA AGGTGAGGGCGATCCAGAGTTCATCAAGCGTCAGGATCAGAAGCGTTCCGATCTCGATGAACAGCTGAAGGAATATATCAGCGAATGGCGCAAACAGAGATCCAAGGAGGAGGATGAGTTGAAGAAACTGAAGGAGAAGCAGGCCAAGCGTAAGGTGACCCGTGCCGAGGAGGAGCAAAAGATGGCCCAGCGcaagaaggaggaggaggagcgtCGCGTGCGCGAGGCTGAGGAGAAGAAGCAGCGTGAAATCGAAGAGAAGCGCATGCGTCTCGAGGAGGCCGAAAAGAAGCGTCAAGCCATGTTGCAGGCCATGAAGGACAAGGACAAGAAGGGACCCAATTTCACCATTGCCAAGAAGGAGGCAGGC TTGGGACTCTCGTCCGCCGCCATGGAACGTAACAAGACTAAGGAACAACTGGAGGAGGAGAAGAAAATCTCGCTATCGTTCCGCATTAAGCCATTGGCCATCGAGGGCTTCGGCGAGTCCAAGCTGCGTGAGAAGGCCCAGGAATTGTGGGAGCTCATTGTCAAATTGGAAACTGAAAAGTATGACTTGGAAGAAAGGCAGAAACGTCAGGATTACGAT TTGAAAGAGTTGAAGGAAAGACAGAAGCAACAGCTCAGGCACAAAGCCTTGAAGAAAGGTCTAGACCCCGAAGCTTTGACTGGCAAATACCCG CCCAAGATTCAAGTCGCCTCCAAATATGAGCGACGTGTGGATACACGCTCATATGATGACAAGAAGAAACTCTTCGAGGGT GGCTGGGATGAAATTTCCAAGGACTCCAGCGAGAAGATCTGGAATGAGAAGAAGGAACAATACACCGGCCgtcaaaaat CCAAACTGCCAAAATGGTTCGGCGAACGACCAGGCAAGAAGGCCGGTGAGCCCGAGACACCCGAGGGTGAGGAGGATGCCAAGGCCGATGAGGATATCGTTGAAGACGATGAGGAGGTCGAGGAGGAGGTTGTCGAGGAAGAGGATGAGGAGGCTGAGGAGGATgaggaggaagaggaggaggaggaagaagaggaggaagaggaggaggaagaagaggaggaggaagaagaagaagaggaggaagaagaataa
- the LOC6644794 gene encoding troponin T, skeletal muscle isoform X3, with protein MSDDEEYTSEEEEVVEETREETKPPQTPAEGEGDPEFIKRQDQKRSDLDEQLKEYISEWRKQRSKEEDELKKLKEKQAKRKVTRAEEEQKMAQRKKEEEERRVREAEEKKQREIEEKRMRLEEAEKKRQAMLQAMKDKDKKGPNFTIAKKEAGVLGLSSAAMERNKTKEQLEEEKKISLSFRIKPLAIEGFGESKLREKAQELWELIVKLETEKYDLEERQKRQDYDLKELKERQKQQLRHKALKKGLDPEALTGKYPPKIQVASKYERRVDTRSYDDKKKLFEGGWDEISKDSSEKIWNEKKEQYTGRQKSKLPKWFGERPGKKAGEPETPEGEEDAKADEDIVEDDEEVEEEVVEEEDEEAEEDEEEEEEEEEEEEEEEEEEEEEEEEEEEEE; from the exons ATGTCCGATGATGAAGAGTACAC CTCCGAGGAGGAGGAGGTTGTCGAGGAGACCAGAGAGGAGAC AAAACCACCTCAGACACCAGCCGA AGGTGAGGGCGATCCAGAGTTCATCAAGCGTCAGGATCAGAAGCGTTCCGATCTCGATGAACAGCTGAAGGAATATATCAGCGAATGGCGCAAACAGAGATCCAAGGAGGAGGATGAGTTGAAGAAACTGAAGGAGAAGCAGGCCAAGCGTAAGGTGACCCGTGCCGAGGAGGAGCAAAAGATGGCCCAGCGcaagaaggaggaggaggagcgtCGCGTGCGCGAGGCTGAGGAGAAGAAGCAGCGTGAAATCGAAGAGAAGCGCATGCGTCTCGAGGAGGCCGAAAAGAAGCGTCAAGCCATGTTGCAGGCCATGAAGGACAAGGACAAGAAGGGACCCAATTTCACCATTGCCAAGAAGGAGGCAGGCGTG TTGGGACTCTCGTCCGCCGCCATGGAACGTAACAAGACTAAGGAACAACTGGAGGAGGAGAAGAAAATCTCGCTATCGTTCCGCATTAAGCCATTGGCCATCGAGGGCTTCGGCGAGTCCAAGCTGCGTGAGAAGGCCCAGGAATTGTGGGAGCTCATTGTCAAATTGGAAACTGAAAAGTATGACTTGGAAGAAAGGCAGAAACGTCAGGATTACGAT TTGAAAGAGTTGAAGGAAAGACAGAAGCAACAGCTCAGGCACAAAGCCTTGAAGAAAGGTCTAGACCCCGAAGCTTTGACTGGCAAATACCCG CCCAAGATTCAAGTCGCCTCCAAATATGAGCGACGTGTGGATACACGCTCATATGATGACAAGAAGAAACTCTTCGAGGGT GGCTGGGATGAAATTTCCAAGGACTCCAGCGAGAAGATCTGGAATGAGAAGAAGGAACAATACACCGGCCgtcaaaaat CCAAACTGCCAAAATGGTTCGGCGAACGACCAGGCAAGAAGGCCGGTGAGCCCGAGACACCCGAGGGTGAGGAGGATGCCAAGGCCGATGAGGATATCGTTGAAGACGATGAGGAGGTCGAGGAGGAGGTTGTCGAGGAAGAGGATGAGGAGGCTGAGGAGGATgaggaggaagaggaggaggaggaagaagaggaggaagaggaggaggaagaagaggaggaggaagaagaagaagaggaggaagaagaataa
- the LOC6644794 gene encoding troponin T, skeletal muscle isoform X1, whose product MSDDEEYTSSEEEEVVEETREETKPPQTPAEGEGDPEFIKRQDQKRSDLDEQLKEYISEWRKQRSKEEDELKKLKEKQAKRKVTRAEEEQKMAQRKKEEEERRVREAEEKKQREIEEKRMRLEEAEKKRQAMLQAMKDKDKKGPNFTIAKKEAGVLGLSSAAMERNKTKEQLEEEKKISLSFRIKPLAIEGFGESKLREKAQELWELIVKLETEKYDLEERQKRQDYDLKELKERQKQQLRHKALKKGLDPEALTGKYPPKIQVASKYERRVDTRSYDDKKKLFEGGWDEISKDSSEKIWNEKKEQYTGRQKSKLPKWFGERPGKKAGEPETPEGEEDAKADEDIVEDDEEVEEEVVEEEDEEAEEDEEEEEEEEEEEEEEEEEEEEEEEEEEEEE is encoded by the exons ATGTCCGATGATGAAGAGTACAC CAGCTCCGAGGAGGAGGAGGTTGTCGAGGAGACCAGAGAGGAGAC AAAACCACCTCAGACACCAGCCGA AGGTGAGGGCGATCCAGAGTTCATCAAGCGTCAGGATCAGAAGCGTTCCGATCTCGATGAACAGCTGAAGGAATATATCAGCGAATGGCGCAAACAGAGATCCAAGGAGGAGGATGAGTTGAAGAAACTGAAGGAGAAGCAGGCCAAGCGTAAGGTGACCCGTGCCGAGGAGGAGCAAAAGATGGCCCAGCGcaagaaggaggaggaggagcgtCGCGTGCGCGAGGCTGAGGAGAAGAAGCAGCGTGAAATCGAAGAGAAGCGCATGCGTCTCGAGGAGGCCGAAAAGAAGCGTCAAGCCATGTTGCAGGCCATGAAGGACAAGGACAAGAAGGGACCCAATTTCACCATTGCCAAGAAGGAGGCAGGCGTG TTGGGACTCTCGTCCGCCGCCATGGAACGTAACAAGACTAAGGAACAACTGGAGGAGGAGAAGAAAATCTCGCTATCGTTCCGCATTAAGCCATTGGCCATCGAGGGCTTCGGCGAGTCCAAGCTGCGTGAGAAGGCCCAGGAATTGTGGGAGCTCATTGTCAAATTGGAAACTGAAAAGTATGACTTGGAAGAAAGGCAGAAACGTCAGGATTACGAT TTGAAAGAGTTGAAGGAAAGACAGAAGCAACAGCTCAGGCACAAAGCCTTGAAGAAAGGTCTAGACCCCGAAGCTTTGACTGGCAAATACCCG CCCAAGATTCAAGTCGCCTCCAAATATGAGCGACGTGTGGATACACGCTCATATGATGACAAGAAGAAACTCTTCGAGGGT GGCTGGGATGAAATTTCCAAGGACTCCAGCGAGAAGATCTGGAATGAGAAGAAGGAACAATACACCGGCCgtcaaaaat CCAAACTGCCAAAATGGTTCGGCGAACGACCAGGCAAGAAGGCCGGTGAGCCCGAGACACCCGAGGGTGAGGAGGATGCCAAGGCCGATGAGGATATCGTTGAAGACGATGAGGAGGTCGAGGAGGAGGTTGTCGAGGAAGAGGATGAGGAGGCTGAGGAGGATgaggaggaagaggaggaggaggaagaagaggaggaagaggaggaggaagaagaggaggaggaagaagaagaagaggaggaagaagaataa
- the LOC6644794 gene encoding troponin T, skeletal muscle isoform X6 encodes MMKSTPAPRRRRLSRRPERRRKKPPQTPAEGEGDPEFIKRQDQKRSDLDEQLKEYISEWRKQRSKEEDELKKLKEKQAKRKVTRAEEEQKMAQRKKEEEERRVREAEEKKQREIEEKRMRLEEAEKKRQAMLQAMKDKDKKGPNFTIAKKEAGLGLSSAAMERNKTKEQLEEEKKISLSFRIKPLAIEGFGESKLREKAQELWELIVKLETEKYDLEERQKRQDYDLKELKERQKQQLRHKALKKGLDPEALTGKYPPKIQVASKYERRVDTRSYDDKKKLFEGGWDEISKDSSEKIWNEKKEQYTGRQKSKLPKWFGERPGKKAGEPETPEGEEDAKADEDIVEDDEEVEEEVVEEEDEEAEEDEEEEEEEEEEEEEEEEEEEEEEEEEEEEE; translated from the exons ATGATGAAGAGTACAC CAGCTCCGAGGAGGAGGAGGTTGTCGAGGAGACCAGAGAGGAGACGTAA AAAACCACCTCAGACACCAGCCGA AGGTGAGGGCGATCCAGAGTTCATCAAGCGTCAGGATCAGAAGCGTTCCGATCTCGATGAACAGCTGAAGGAATATATCAGCGAATGGCGCAAACAGAGATCCAAGGAGGAGGATGAGTTGAAGAAACTGAAGGAGAAGCAGGCCAAGCGTAAGGTGACCCGTGCCGAGGAGGAGCAAAAGATGGCCCAGCGcaagaaggaggaggaggagcgtCGCGTGCGCGAGGCTGAGGAGAAGAAGCAGCGTGAAATCGAAGAGAAGCGCATGCGTCTCGAGGAGGCCGAAAAGAAGCGTCAAGCCATGTTGCAGGCCATGAAGGACAAGGACAAGAAGGGACCCAATTTCACCATTGCCAAGAAGGAGGCAGGC TTGGGACTCTCGTCCGCCGCCATGGAACGTAACAAGACTAAGGAACAACTGGAGGAGGAGAAGAAAATCTCGCTATCGTTCCGCATTAAGCCATTGGCCATCGAGGGCTTCGGCGAGTCCAAGCTGCGTGAGAAGGCCCAGGAATTGTGGGAGCTCATTGTCAAATTGGAAACTGAAAAGTATGACTTGGAAGAAAGGCAGAAACGTCAGGATTACGAT TTGAAAGAGTTGAAGGAAAGACAGAAGCAACAGCTCAGGCACAAAGCCTTGAAGAAAGGTCTAGACCCCGAAGCTTTGACTGGCAAATACCCG CCCAAGATTCAAGTCGCCTCCAAATATGAGCGACGTGTGGATACACGCTCATATGATGACAAGAAGAAACTCTTCGAGGGT GGCTGGGATGAAATTTCCAAGGACTCCAGCGAGAAGATCTGGAATGAGAAGAAGGAACAATACACCGGCCgtcaaaaat CCAAACTGCCAAAATGGTTCGGCGAACGACCAGGCAAGAAGGCCGGTGAGCCCGAGACACCCGAGGGTGAGGAGGATGCCAAGGCCGATGAGGATATCGTTGAAGACGATGAGGAGGTCGAGGAGGAGGTTGTCGAGGAAGAGGATGAGGAGGCTGAGGAGGATgaggaggaagaggaggaggaggaagaagaggaggaagaggaggaggaagaagaggaggaggaagaagaagaagaggaggaagaagaataa
- the LOC6644794 gene encoding troponin T, skeletal muscle isoform X5 → MMKSTPAPRRRRLSRRPERRRKKPPQTPAEGEGDPEFIKRQDQKRSDLDEQLKEYISEWRKQRSKEEDELKKLKEKQAKRKVTRAEEEQKMAQRKKEEEERRVREAEEKKQREIEEKRMRLEEAEKKRQAMLQAMKDKDKKGPNFTIAKKEAGVLGLSSAAMERNKTKEQLEEEKKISLSFRIKPLAIEGFGESKLREKAQELWELIVKLETEKYDLEERQKRQDYDLKELKERQKQQLRHKALKKGLDPEALTGKYPPKIQVASKYERRVDTRSYDDKKKLFEGGWDEISKDSSEKIWNEKKEQYTGRQKSKLPKWFGERPGKKAGEPETPEGEEDAKADEDIVEDDEEVEEEVVEEEDEEAEEDEEEEEEEEEEEEEEEEEEEEEEEEEEEEE, encoded by the exons ATGATGAAGAGTACAC CAGCTCCGAGGAGGAGGAGGTTGTCGAGGAGACCAGAGAGGAGACGTAA AAAACCACCTCAGACACCAGCCGA AGGTGAGGGCGATCCAGAGTTCATCAAGCGTCAGGATCAGAAGCGTTCCGATCTCGATGAACAGCTGAAGGAATATATCAGCGAATGGCGCAAACAGAGATCCAAGGAGGAGGATGAGTTGAAGAAACTGAAGGAGAAGCAGGCCAAGCGTAAGGTGACCCGTGCCGAGGAGGAGCAAAAGATGGCCCAGCGcaagaaggaggaggaggagcgtCGCGTGCGCGAGGCTGAGGAGAAGAAGCAGCGTGAAATCGAAGAGAAGCGCATGCGTCTCGAGGAGGCCGAAAAGAAGCGTCAAGCCATGTTGCAGGCCATGAAGGACAAGGACAAGAAGGGACCCAATTTCACCATTGCCAAGAAGGAGGCAGGCGTG TTGGGACTCTCGTCCGCCGCCATGGAACGTAACAAGACTAAGGAACAACTGGAGGAGGAGAAGAAAATCTCGCTATCGTTCCGCATTAAGCCATTGGCCATCGAGGGCTTCGGCGAGTCCAAGCTGCGTGAGAAGGCCCAGGAATTGTGGGAGCTCATTGTCAAATTGGAAACTGAAAAGTATGACTTGGAAGAAAGGCAGAAACGTCAGGATTACGAT TTGAAAGAGTTGAAGGAAAGACAGAAGCAACAGCTCAGGCACAAAGCCTTGAAGAAAGGTCTAGACCCCGAAGCTTTGACTGGCAAATACCCG CCCAAGATTCAAGTCGCCTCCAAATATGAGCGACGTGTGGATACACGCTCATATGATGACAAGAAGAAACTCTTCGAGGGT GGCTGGGATGAAATTTCCAAGGACTCCAGCGAGAAGATCTGGAATGAGAAGAAGGAACAATACACCGGCCgtcaaaaat CCAAACTGCCAAAATGGTTCGGCGAACGACCAGGCAAGAAGGCCGGTGAGCCCGAGACACCCGAGGGTGAGGAGGATGCCAAGGCCGATGAGGATATCGTTGAAGACGATGAGGAGGTCGAGGAGGAGGTTGTCGAGGAAGAGGATGAGGAGGCTGAGGAGGATgaggaggaagaggaggaggaggaagaagaggaggaagaggaggaggaagaagaggaggaggaagaagaagaagaggaggaagaagaataa
- the LOC6644794 gene encoding troponin T, skeletal muscle isoform X8 has product MSDDEEYTGEGDPEFIKRQDQKRSDLDEQLKEYISEWRKQRSKEEDELKKLKEKQAKRKVTRAEEEQKMAQRKKEEEERRVREAEEKKQREIEEKRMRLEEAEKKRQAMLQAMKDKDKKGPNFTIAKKEAGVLGLSSAAMERNKTKEQLEEEKKISLSFRIKPLAIEGFGESKLREKAQELWELIVKLETEKYDLEERQKRQDYDLKELKERQKQQLRHKALKKGLDPEALTGKYPPKIQVASKYERRVDTRSYDDKKKLFEGGWDEISKDSSEKIWNEKKEQYTGRQKSKLPKWFGERPGKKAGEPETPEGEEDAKADEDIVEDDEEVEEEVVEEEDEEAEEDEEEEEEEEEEEEEEEEEEEEEEEEEEEEE; this is encoded by the exons ATGTCCGATGATGAAGAGTACAC AGGTGAGGGCGATCCAGAGTTCATCAAGCGTCAGGATCAGAAGCGTTCCGATCTCGATGAACAGCTGAAGGAATATATCAGCGAATGGCGCAAACAGAGATCCAAGGAGGAGGATGAGTTGAAGAAACTGAAGGAGAAGCAGGCCAAGCGTAAGGTGACCCGTGCCGAGGAGGAGCAAAAGATGGCCCAGCGcaagaaggaggaggaggagcgtCGCGTGCGCGAGGCTGAGGAGAAGAAGCAGCGTGAAATCGAAGAGAAGCGCATGCGTCTCGAGGAGGCCGAAAAGAAGCGTCAAGCCATGTTGCAGGCCATGAAGGACAAGGACAAGAAGGGACCCAATTTCACCATTGCCAAGAAGGAGGCAGGCGTG TTGGGACTCTCGTCCGCCGCCATGGAACGTAACAAGACTAAGGAACAACTGGAGGAGGAGAAGAAAATCTCGCTATCGTTCCGCATTAAGCCATTGGCCATCGAGGGCTTCGGCGAGTCCAAGCTGCGTGAGAAGGCCCAGGAATTGTGGGAGCTCATTGTCAAATTGGAAACTGAAAAGTATGACTTGGAAGAAAGGCAGAAACGTCAGGATTACGAT TTGAAAGAGTTGAAGGAAAGACAGAAGCAACAGCTCAGGCACAAAGCCTTGAAGAAAGGTCTAGACCCCGAAGCTTTGACTGGCAAATACCCG CCCAAGATTCAAGTCGCCTCCAAATATGAGCGACGTGTGGATACACGCTCATATGATGACAAGAAGAAACTCTTCGAGGGT GGCTGGGATGAAATTTCCAAGGACTCCAGCGAGAAGATCTGGAATGAGAAGAAGGAACAATACACCGGCCgtcaaaaat CCAAACTGCCAAAATGGTTCGGCGAACGACCAGGCAAGAAGGCCGGTGAGCCCGAGACACCCGAGGGTGAGGAGGATGCCAAGGCCGATGAGGATATCGTTGAAGACGATGAGGAGGTCGAGGAGGAGGTTGTCGAGGAAGAGGATGAGGAGGCTGAGGAGGATgaggaggaagaggaggaggaggaagaagaggaggaagaggaggaggaagaagaggaggaggaagaagaagaagaggaggaagaagaataa
- the LOC6644794 gene encoding troponin T, skeletal muscle isoform X11 produces MSDDEEYTGEGDPEFIKRQDQKRSDLDEQLKEYISEWRKQRSKEEDELKKLKEKQAKRKVTRAEEEQKMAQRKKEEEERRVREAEEKKQREIEEKRMRLEEAEKKRQAMLQAMKDKDKKGPNFTIAKKEAGLGLSSAAMERNKTKEQLEEEKKISLSFRIKPLAIEGFGESKLREKAQELWELIVKLETEKYDLEERQKRQDYDLKELKERQKQQLRHKALKKGLDPEALTGKYPPKIQVASKYERRVDTRSYDDKKKLFEGGYNTVYAETLEKTWQERQERFTQRSKSKLPKWFGERPGKKAGEPETPEGEEDAKADEDIVEDDEEVEEEVVEEEDEEAEEDEEEEEEEEEEEEEEEEEEEEEEEEEEEEE; encoded by the exons ATGTCCGATGATGAAGAGTACAC AGGTGAGGGCGATCCAGAGTTCATCAAGCGTCAGGATCAGAAGCGTTCCGATCTCGATGAACAGCTGAAGGAATATATCAGCGAATGGCGCAAACAGAGATCCAAGGAGGAGGATGAGTTGAAGAAACTGAAGGAGAAGCAGGCCAAGCGTAAGGTGACCCGTGCCGAGGAGGAGCAAAAGATGGCCCAGCGcaagaaggaggaggaggagcgtCGCGTGCGCGAGGCTGAGGAGAAGAAGCAGCGTGAAATCGAAGAGAAGCGCATGCGTCTCGAGGAGGCCGAAAAGAAGCGTCAAGCCATGTTGCAGGCCATGAAGGACAAGGACAAGAAGGGACCCAATTTCACCATTGCCAAGAAGGAGGCAGGC TTGGGACTCTCGTCCGCCGCCATGGAACGTAACAAGACTAAGGAACAACTGGAGGAGGAGAAGAAAATCTCGCTATCGTTCCGCATTAAGCCATTGGCCATCGAGGGCTTCGGCGAGTCCAAGCTGCGTGAGAAGGCCCAGGAATTGTGGGAGCTCATTGTCAAATTGGAAACTGAAAAGTATGACTTGGAAGAAAGGCAGAAACGTCAGGATTACGAT TTGAAAGAGTTGAAGGAAAGACAGAAGCAACAGCTCAGGCACAAAGCCTTGAAGAAAGGTCTAGACCCCGAAGCTTTGACTGGCAAATACCCG CCCAAGATTCAAGTCGCCTCCAAATATGAGCGACGTGTGGATACACGCTCATATGATGACAAGAAGAAACTCTTCGAGGGT GGTTATAATACGGTCTATGCGGAAACTTTAGAAAAAACCTGGCAAGAAAGACAGGAAAGATTTACTCAGCGCTCAAAAT CCAAACTGCCAAAATGGTTCGGCGAACGACCAGGCAAGAAGGCCGGTGAGCCCGAGACACCCGAGGGTGAGGAGGATGCCAAGGCCGATGAGGATATCGTTGAAGACGATGAGGAGGTCGAGGAGGAGGTTGTCGAGGAAGAGGATGAGGAGGCTGAGGAGGATgaggaggaagaggaggaggaggaagaagaggaggaagaggaggaggaagaagaggaggaggaagaagaagaagaggaggaagaagaataa